One genomic window of Halictus rubicundus isolate RS-2024b chromosome 12, iyHalRubi1_principal, whole genome shotgun sequence includes the following:
- the LOC143359924 gene encoding ubiquitin-protein ligase E3B isoform X4, producing the protein MFKAEESSKDSFLQQTKAAREERAHEKDREVAVTLIQAYVRGWLTRKRILEDFDTNFLNDGRMENKTELKPALHMYKIIAKFLYVYKKERDQGRIEKLCRYLVSTLDSKSLETSYIGLLIKDRYISWILQMKKLLLYCLNGLDNLNPKEASDHKSILLRLSTLISFTSPATWAIQKVEGMEVLRAGMNQLCANIMGHLVNNGFYPTMQAFLMKGLGRKEIALKPVTLTVAVTLAMRPLISSQMSDKLVSLFLINVFSVPALVYHLNNISSECISSFITYNLFARSMDLLNSEQNLKIVSNAFERSYALCLLANLIHLANIEREEVFRELYFPSFTFVVTKMLEACQQYVVAKRSNLTHWHPILGWLTQKIDKTLQEPIPYVKLQLQYLWTGRLVTQLIGQPLTELIEKEIPPSVEQQSTSVGTNIFRRAFLEARTNRNNNTKNYRKLGSPETTKIALICSLYQIALHTLTQMKMEILTGLCYHDKILYHMYLFLGTLGPHCGLKAFLDHLAANTKCTAPEFQMLILLSDCMTHYVTILDDMEMYEHQEPFKLSDFVTISYFLNQFLYKAVLNNLFDVPDQKSVPTNPLFTSLHTLLMAIYRRDCRRTFCPDGHWLAKEVRVWEKRGAALLLSKMPHVIPHSERVVLFRKQVVNEKAVLGLTESACNSTITTLIVVHRTRIVEDGYRQLAMLPSQALKGLIRVRFVNEQGLPEAGIDQDGVFKEFLEETTKKVFDPSLNLFKTTSENRLYPSPTSSVQDNHLQLFEFVGRILGKAVYEGIVVDVPFASFFVSQFSGQTGGALYSWLDELASLDKDLYRSLTLVKHYKGDVSQLELTFSLDEDVLECTCKSRIRRPLSSKGSVL; encoded by the exons ATGTTCAAAGCTGAGGAGTCGTCCAAGGACAGCTTTCTTCAGCAAACGAAGGCCGCCAGGGAAGAAAGAGCCCACGAGAAGGACAGAGAAGTCGCTGTCACCTTAATTCAAGCTTATGTTAGGGGTTGGTTGACCCGTAAAAGAATACT GGAGGACTTTGACACAAACTTTCTGAACGATGGTCGTATGGAAAACAAAACCGAGCTGAAACCAGCATTGCACATGTACAAGATTATTGCtaaatttttgtatgtatataagAAAGAAAGGGATCAAGgaagaatagaaaaattgtgTAG ATATCTAGTGTCGACTCTTGATTCTAAGTCTTTGGAGACTTCGTACATAGGACTGTTGATCAAAGATCGCTACATATCATGGATATTACAGATGAAGAAACTGCTACTTTATTGCTTGAACGGCTTAGATAATCTTAACCCGAAAGAAGCGTCTGACCATAAATCCATCCTTTTGAGATTAAGCACGCTAATTAGCTTTACATCGCCAGCGACATGGGCCATTCAAAAAGTAGAGGGAATGGAAGTGCTGAGAGCTGGGATGAATCAACTTTGCGCCAATATAATGGGCCACCTAGTCAACAATGGATTTTACCCTACTATGCAG GCTTTCCTGATGAAGGGATTGGGTAGAAAGGAAATTGCTTTGAAACCGGTTACCCTTACAGTGGCAGTTACATTGGCGATGAGGCCGTTAATATCTTCCCAAATGTCGGACAAATTGGTATCTCTGTTTTTAATTAATGTCTTCAGTGTCCCTGCACTGGTCTATCACCTGAACAACATTTCCTCAGAG TGTATTTCATCGTTTATCACCTACAATTTGTTTGCTCGAAGCATGGACCTGTTGAATTCTGAGCAGAATTTAAAGATAGTTTCGAATGCGTTTGAACGTAGCTACGCGCTATGTTTATTAGCTAATTTAATACACTTGGCTAATATTGAGAGAGAGGAGGTATTCAGGGAGCTATATTTTCCTTCTTTCAcg TTTGTTGTAACGAAAATGTTGGAAGCATGTCAACAATACGTTGTCGCAAAGAGGAGTAACTTAACGCACTGGCACCCAATTCTTGGGTGGCTGACACAGAAGATTGACAAAACTTTGCAAGAACCCATACCATATGTTAAATTACAGTTGCAATATCTGTGGACGGGAAGATTAGTTACACAGTTAATcg GTCAACCGTTAACGGAACTCATTGAAAAAGAGATACCTCCGTCGGTAGAACAACAAAGTACATCTGTTGGTACTAACATTTTTAGAAGAGCATTTTTGGAAGCACGTACAAATAGGAATAATAAtactaaaaattatagaaaattgGGAAGTCCAGAAACTACTAAAATAGCGTTAATATGTTCCTTGTACCAAATTGCGTTGCATACACTTACACAaatgaaaatggaaatattAACTG GCTTGTGCTACCACGACAAAATTTTGTATCACATgtatttattccttggaacactGGGTCCACACTGTGGTTTAAAAGCGTTTTTAGACCATCTAGCTGCTAACACGAAATGCACAGCGCCTGAATTTCAAATGTTGATATTGCTCTCGGATTGCATGACACACTATGTCAC aatCTTAGACGACATGGAAATGTACGAGCACCAAGAACCGTTCAAGCTTTCCGACTTCGTGACGATATCATATTTTTTGAATCAGTTTTTGTACAAGGCTGTACTGAACAACTTGTTTG ATGTTCCAGACCAGAAATCGGTACCTACCAATCCTCTGTTCACCTCTCTTCACACACTCTTAATGGCAATCTATCGGCGAGACTGTAGACGAACGTTTTGCCCAGATGGACATTGGTTGGCCAAG GAAGTACGAGTGTGGGAAAAACGCGGAGCTGCTCTTCTGCTTTCGAAGATGCCTCACGTAATTCCGCATTCTGAACGCGTGGTGCTGTTTCGCAAGCAAGTTGTCAACGAGAAAGCCGTATTGGGTTTGACCGAGAGCGCTTGCAACAGTACCATAACGACGCTGATCGTTGTCCACAG GACGCGTATAGTTGAGGATGGATATCGCCAGCTCGCAATGTTGCCTTCCCAGGCGTTGAAAGGTCTGATCAGAGTGCGTTTTGTAAACGAGCAGGGTTTGCCCGAGGCCGGCATCGACCAGGACGGAGTGTTCAAAGAGTTCTTGGAAGAAACGACGAAGAAAGTTTTCGATCCATCCTTGAATCTGTTCAAAACTACGTCGGAGAATCGACTTTATCCGTCTCCGACGTCGTCCGTGCAAGATAATCATTTGCAATTGTTCGAATTCGTTGGCCGTATACTAGGCAAAGCTGTGTACGAA GGTATTGTTGTGGACGTACCTTTCGCCTCATTCTTCGTTTCCCAATTTTCTGGGCAAACTGGCGGGGCACTGTACAGCTGGTTAGACGAGTTGGCTTCGCTAGACAAAGATTTGTACCGGAGTCTCACTCTGGTGAAACATTACAAGGGTGACGTTAGCCAGCTAGAATTGACTTTCTCTCTCGACGAGGACGTTCTAG AATGCACATGCAAATCAAGGATCAGACGGCCGCTTTCATCAAAGGGTTCCGTTCTATAA